Proteins encoded by one window of Cannabis sativa cultivar Pink pepper isolate KNU-18-1 chromosome 4, ASM2916894v1, whole genome shotgun sequence:
- the LOC133036619 gene encoding uncharacterized protein LOC133036619, producing MSSGGEKRKSAAEENDDVAGPAKTARVEEESTRTEEEEIEEFFAILKRIQTAVCYFKKGSRQRQLTEQGSNVRTMLETGNCDAVKDETVSIRPNDEEEEEEEELENENLGFDLNASPAPDCDPV from the coding sequence atgtCAAGCGGTGGAGAGAAGAGGAAATCGGCGGCGGAGGAAAACGACGACGTCGCCGGACCTGCAAAGACGGCGAGAGTAGAAGAAGAGAGCACGAGGACGGAGGAAGAGGAAATCGAGGAATTCTTTGCCATCCTTAAACGGATACAAACGGCGGTTTGTTACTTCAAGAAAGGAAGCCGTCAACGTCAATTAACGGAGCAAGGTTCGAATGTGAGAACAATGTTGGAGACGGGAAATTGTGACGCCGTTAAAGATGAAACGGTGAGTATTAGGCCaaatgatgaagaagaagaagaagaagaagaattagaGAATGAGAATTTGGGTTTTGATTTGAACGCTTCACCAGCTCCGGATTGTGATCCtgtttag
- the LOC115712507 gene encoding protein NIM1-INTERACTING 2, translating into MEKGKRKRRTDGDVNEKKGKSEEIIGGKTTTTTVTATEDEVEEFFAILKRIHVAANYFKNKNGGNRELTAKTWRAVVKGQSDAMVLDGDNGVDDETESINDNRRGLDLNLEPPPPHSDDF; encoded by the coding sequence ATGGAGAAAGGTAAGAGAAAACGGAGAACAGACGGCGACGTTAACGAGAAGAAAGGAAAATCCGAAGAGATTATAGGCGGAAAGACGACGACAACGACGGTGACGGCAACGGAAGATGAGGTGGAGGAGTTTTTCGCTATACTCAAGAGGATCCACGTGGCAGCTAATTATTTCAAGAATAAAAACGGAGGAAACCGTGAGTTGACGGCCAAAACTTGGAGGGCTGTTGTAAAAGGTCAGAGTGACGCTATGGTTTTAGACGGAGATAACGGCGTTGATGATGAAACGGAAAGTATTAACGATAACAGAAGAGGTTTGGATCTCAACTTGGAACCTCCGCCGCCTCATTCCGATGACTTTtga